A genomic window from Salvia hispanica cultivar TCC Black 2014 chromosome 5, UniMelb_Shisp_WGS_1.0, whole genome shotgun sequence includes:
- the LOC125189547 gene encoding uncharacterized protein LOC125189547, producing MNMFNHGNTVTFPEGPRIDANNFELRMTLIQRVEQTPFAGRATEDANRHLSKFVEIANTLKLNGVDDDAIRNDIVAAFLDKYYPPSTILKLKSEIFQFFQGHDEPLYEAFARFKALLRKCPNHGANGGFLRRSGEDAMAVIEESAANSRGWSKERHSMKRIVAIEEAEESSFAKELAELKVRVDQMDTSRKEDPIPPTSIIAVSKIETPVPVVEEINYMQGGGSNRNYNNNYRPNQGGGFSVGKGGVVETSKKGGEV from the exons atgaacatgttcaatcatGGGAATACTGTTACTTTTCCCGAAGGCCCTCGTATTGATGCTAATAATTTCGAGTTACGCATGACCCTTATACAAAGGGTCgagcaaactccttttgcaGGTAGGGCCACCGAGGATGCCAACCgccatctctccaaatttgtGGAAATCGCGAACACACTCAAGTTAAATGGTGTCGACGACGATGCCATAAGG AATGATATCGTTGCTGCCTTCCTCGACAAGTACTATCCGCCAAGCACAATCTTGAAGCTGAAAAGCGAAATCTTTCAGTTCTTCCAAGGCCACGACGAGCCCCTCTATGAGGCGTTCGCTCGTTTTAAAGCTCTCCTCCGAAAGTGCCCTAACCACG GGGCAAACGGGGGATTTTTGAGAAGGTCGGGTGAAGATGCCATGGCAGTGATCGAGGAATCCGCCGCCAACAGCAGGGGGTGGTCGAAAGAAAGGCATAGCATGAAGAGGATAGTTGCAATTGAAGAGGCCGAGGAAAGTTCTTTTGCGAAGGAATTGGCCGAACTCAAAGTTAGGGTGGACCAAATGGACACATCTAGGAAGGAGGATCCGATTCCACCAACCTCCATCATAGCGGTCTCTAAAATCGAAACTCCTGTCCCTGTAGTGGAGGAGATCAACTACATGCAAGGAGGCGGTTCCAACAGAAACTACAACAACAATTATCGCCCTAATCAGGGGGGcg GATTTAGCGTTGGCAAAGGAGGAGTAGTTGAAACAAGCAAAAAAGGAGGAGAAGTATGA